One stretch of Deinococcus radiopugnans ATCC 19172 DNA includes these proteins:
- a CDS encoding tripartite tricarboxylate transporter TctB family protein, translated as MTQPPSTPPARPGVSVPDLLVALALTALGIALFVGSREIPFGINAVVGPRVFPLIVSVGLTALGVLLTVNVLRGERAEPAAEEDTDLDAPVNLAAPGIILGGFVLGAAVLTTAGFVIGTAIMYFSVAWAFGERRVGLMTGVALAVALVTYVAFTRGLGLSLPPGVLKGIL; from the coding sequence ATGACCCAACCTCCGTCCACCCCCCCCGCCCGCCCCGGCGTCAGCGTGCCCGATCTGTTGGTGGCGCTGGCCCTGACTGCGCTGGGCATCGCGCTGTTTGTCGGCAGCCGCGAGATTCCCTTCGGCATCAACGCGGTGGTGGGGCCGCGCGTGTTTCCGCTGATCGTCAGCGTGGGCCTGACCGCCCTGGGCGTGCTGCTGACCGTGAACGTGCTGCGCGGTGAGCGCGCCGAACCCGCCGCCGAGGAGGACACCGATCTGGACGCCCCGGTGAATCTGGCGGCCCCTGGCATCATCCTGGGCGGCTTCGTGCTGGGCGCGGCGGTGCTGACCACCGCAGGCTTCGTGATCGGCACCGCGATCATGTATTTCAGCGTGGCCTGGGCCTTCGGTGAACGGCGCGTCGGGCTGATGACCGGGGTGGCGCTGGCGGTGGCCCTGGTCACCTACGTGGCCTTCACGCGCGGCCTGGGCCTGAGCCTGCCGCCCGGCGTCCTGAAGGGCATCCTGTAA
- a CDS encoding Bug family tripartite tricarboxylate transporter substrate binding protein, producing MKPKHLVLALSALMLAAPAPLAQNINNLRIMAPASPGGGWDQTSRAIQTVLQEQGIVKPVQVFNVPGAGGTIGLAQLYNAKGDGSLLMTMGLVMVGAIQTNSSKVDLSRVTPIARLTGEYEVIVVPAASPYKNMADLVAAWKADPGKTAFAGGSAGGTDHMLVGLVAKAAGIDPKKINYVPFSGGGETLAALLGNQVAAGVAGYGEFEAQIKAGKLRAIGISSAKPQPGIPVPTIKSQGLNVELANWRGIVAAPGISASEKAALVSALDKMHASKQWKDTLATRNWTDLYLSGSKFDVYLKLEAARTKDVLQSIGLVK from the coding sequence ATGAAACCCAAGCACCTTGTCCTGGCCCTGTCCGCCCTGATGCTCGCCGCGCCCGCACCCCTCGCCCAGAACATCAACAACCTGCGCATCATGGCTCCGGCCAGCCCCGGCGGCGGCTGGGATCAGACCAGCCGCGCCATTCAGACCGTGCTGCAGGAACAGGGCATCGTCAAGCCGGTGCAGGTGTTCAACGTGCCCGGCGCGGGCGGCACGATTGGGCTGGCGCAGCTGTACAACGCCAAGGGCGACGGCAGCCTGCTGATGACCATGGGGCTGGTGATGGTGGGCGCAATCCAGACCAACAGTTCCAAGGTGGATCTGAGCCGCGTGACCCCGATTGCCCGCCTGACCGGCGAGTACGAGGTGATCGTGGTGCCCGCCGCCAGCCCCTACAAGAACATGGCCGATCTGGTGGCCGCGTGGAAGGCCGATCCCGGCAAGACGGCGTTCGCGGGCGGCAGCGCGGGCGGCACCGATCACATGCTGGTGGGGCTGGTGGCCAAGGCCGCCGGCATTGACCCCAAGAAGATCAACTACGTCCCCTTCAGCGGCGGCGGCGAGACGCTGGCCGCCCTGCTGGGCAACCAGGTGGCGGCGGGCGTGGCCGGCTACGGCGAGTTCGAGGCCCAGATCAAGGCCGGCAAGCTGCGCGCCATCGGCATCAGCTCGGCCAAGCCGCAGCCCGGCATTCCGGTGCCCACCATCAAGTCGCAGGGCCTGAACGTGGAACTGGCCAACTGGCGCGGCATCGTGGCCGCCCCCGGCATCAGCGCCAGCGAGAAGGCCGCGCTGGTCTCGGCGCTGGACAAGATGCACGCCAGCAAGCAGTGGAAAGACACCCTGGCCACCCGCAACTGGACAGACCTGTACCTGAGCGGCAGCAAGTTCGACGTGTACCTGAAGCTGGAAGCCGCCCGCACCAAGGACGTGCTGCAGAGCATCGGCCTGGTGAAGTAA
- a CDS encoding ATP-binding protein has translation MPAAARSRPGLSRGGLQGRLVRWHLAVLCGMTALLVGVQSWQLYGEARERLGERALTTSRLVARLPEVVGGAASGQPNPSLNARVNSLRGAAEADFIVVGDRAGIRLAHPVPERLGQPMEGGDNAEPFAGHEIVSVARGSLGLSVRGKVPVWQAGEVVGVVSTGYLMPQVWSLVGEALTGLAPWFVLALGLGTLGAVWAARRLRAEILNLEPEEIAALARQQRAVLAALREGVIAVDAAGLVTLVSDRAAEVLGQRPTPYPLGEVWPELAVLTRGGVAARQHNLELTLRGEPLLANLEPLEGGGFVSGFRDRAQALALAEELTHARGFVDVLRAQTHEYQNRLHVISGLLQLDRPEEALRVLNAEIRSDAQFRQLLRDVQVPRLVALLAGKRERAQELGIDFAVAEGSVLSPVWERHADTLVTAVGNLTENAFEALAGQPGSVTVAIGEDPEGVQIEVEDSGPGVKAGLEEHIFKRGMSSKGEGRGYGLAGVLARVGALGGQVRHHRRGAHTVFEVSVPAPLAALSTPPALTEGVDG, from the coding sequence ATGCCCGCCGCCGCCCGCTCCCGTCCCGGCCTCTCCAGAGGCGGTCTGCAAGGTCGGCTGGTGCGCTGGCATCTGGCGGTGCTGTGCGGCATGACCGCGCTGCTGGTGGGCGTGCAGTCGTGGCAGCTGTACGGCGAGGCCCGCGAGCGGCTGGGCGAGCGGGCGCTGACCACCAGCCGTCTGGTGGCCCGGCTGCCCGAGGTGGTGGGCGGCGCGGCGTCGGGCCAGCCCAACCCGTCGCTGAATGCCCGCGTCAACTCGCTGCGCGGCGCGGCCGAGGCCGATTTCATCGTGGTGGGCGACCGTGCGGGCATCCGGCTGGCGCACCCGGTGCCGGAGCGGCTGGGCCAGCCGATGGAGGGCGGCGACAACGCCGAACCCTTCGCGGGGCACGAGATCGTGAGCGTGGCGCGCGGCAGCCTGGGCCTCAGCGTGCGCGGCAAGGTGCCGGTGTGGCAGGCCGGCGAGGTGGTGGGCGTGGTCAGCACCGGCTACCTGATGCCGCAGGTGTGGTCGCTGGTGGGCGAGGCGCTGACCGGTCTGGCGCCGTGGTTCGTGCTGGCGCTGGGGCTGGGCACGCTGGGCGCGGTGTGGGCCGCCCGCCGCCTGCGCGCCGAGATCCTGAACCTGGAGCCGGAGGAAATTGCCGCGCTGGCCCGCCAGCAACGCGCCGTGCTGGCCGCGCTGCGCGAGGGCGTGATCGCGGTGGACGCGGCTGGTCTGGTCACGCTGGTCAGTGACCGCGCCGCCGAGGTGCTGGGCCAGCGCCCCACGCCGTACCCGCTGGGCGAGGTCTGGCCCGAACTGGCCGTTCTCACGCGCGGCGGCGTGGCGGCCCGGCAGCACAACCTGGAACTCACGCTGCGCGGCGAGCCGCTGCTGGCCAATCTGGAGCCGCTGGAGGGCGGCGGCTTCGTCTCGGGCTTCCGGGACCGGGCGCAGGCGCTGGCGCTGGCCGAGGAACTCACGCACGCCCGCGGCTTCGTGGACGTGCTGCGCGCCCAGACCCACGAGTACCAGAACCGCCTGCACGTGATTTCCGGCCTGCTGCAACTGGACCGCCCGGAAGAAGCGCTGCGCGTGCTGAACGCCGAAATCCGCTCGGACGCCCAGTTCCGGCAGCTGCTGCGCGACGTGCAGGTGCCGCGGCTGGTGGCGCTGCTGGCCGGCAAGCGCGAGCGGGCGCAGGAGCTGGGCATCGACTTCGCGGTGGCCGAGGGCAGCGTGCTGTCGCCGGTCTGGGAGCGGCACGCCGACACGCTGGTCACGGCGGTGGGCAACCTGACCGAGAACGCCTTCGAGGCGCTGGCGGGGCAGCCCGGAAGCGTGACCGTCGCCATCGGTGAAGACCCGGAGGGCGTGCAGATCGAGGTGGAGGACTCTGGCCCCGGCGTGAAGGCTGGCCTGGAGGAACACATTTTCAAGCGTGGCATGAGCAGCAAGGGCGAGGGCCGGGGGTATGGGCTGGCCGGGGTGCTGGCCCGCGTGGGCGCGCTGGGCGGTCAGGTCCGCCACCACCGGCGCGGCGCGCACACGGTGTTCGAGGTCAGCGTGCCCGCACCGCTGGCCGCGCTGTCCACGCCACCTGCGCTGACCGAGGGGGTGGACGGATGA
- a CDS encoding response regulator: MSPEQWPVRVLLVEDDVRVARVNRDLLERDPAVHVVGSAASCAQGDALARALQPDLILLDVHLPDGSGLGLLHHWRAAGILTDVALITAADDEPSVRLALAHGAFDYLIKPFTGARLAELVARHRARRPTAAGGPRLDQAELDRVLNVTSSASESLPRGIDPHTLERVAAALRDAQTSVSAEELGERVGLSRVTAWRYLEHLVRVGEATLDHVYGQSGRPAKLYRAARV; encoded by the coding sequence ATGAGTCCCGAACAGTGGCCCGTCCGCGTGCTGCTGGTGGAAGACGACGTACGGGTGGCCCGCGTTAACCGCGACTTGCTGGAGCGCGATCCCGCCGTGCATGTGGTGGGCAGCGCCGCCAGTTGTGCCCAGGGAGACGCGCTGGCCCGCGCCCTGCAGCCGGATCTGATCCTGCTGGACGTGCATCTGCCGGACGGCAGCGGCCTGGGTCTGCTGCACCACTGGCGCGCGGCGGGAATCCTGACCGACGTGGCCTTGATCACCGCCGCCGACGACGAACCCAGTGTGCGGCTGGCGCTGGCGCACGGGGCCTTCGATTACCTGATCAAGCCGTTTACCGGGGCGCGGCTGGCCGAGCTGGTGGCCCGTCACCGCGCCCGCCGCCCAACTGCCGCAGGCGGCCCCCGGCTGGATCAGGCGGAGCTGGACCGGGTGCTGAACGTGACCTCCAGCGCCAGTGAGAGCCTGCCGCGTGGCATCGATCCGCACACGCTGGAACGGGTGGCCGCCGCGCTCCGTGACGCGCAGACCAGCGTCAGCGCCGAGGAGCTGGGCGAACGCGTGGGTCTGAGCCGCGTGACGGCGTGGCGTTATCTGGAACATCTGGTGCGGGTGGGCGAGGCCACTCTGGATCACGTCTACGGCCAGTCCGGGCGGCCCGCCAAGCTGTACCGCGCTGCGCGGGTGTAG
- a CDS encoding single-stranded DNA-binding protein: MPEFDRVREALRASMSAWATLEVRGDQARVMPVPDPDQLALHLEAADPHWSLEWACDSVQPPVVRARLTLLGVTREGLSGGHSLNDAKWAALADAVRTFGVAPAGEIPWVEYDAEDGPNTSDLEDVTPLPTAPSAAALPPEPPRDPQMEKARNHINDLLEQLRALGRGKEATRFMMRGYGETVEESRALYKEIQAVLKG, from the coding sequence ATGCCTGAATTTGACCGCGTGCGCGAGGCCCTTCGCGCCAGCATGAGCGCCTGGGCCACCCTGGAAGTGCGGGGCGACCAGGCGCGCGTGATGCCCGTTCCGGACCCCGATCAACTGGCCCTGCACCTGGAAGCCGCCGACCCGCACTGGAGCCTGGAGTGGGCCTGCGACAGCGTGCAGCCGCCGGTGGTCCGCGCCCGCCTGACCCTGCTGGGGGTGACGCGCGAGGGCCTGTCCGGCGGCCACAGTCTGAACGACGCCAAGTGGGCCGCCCTGGCCGACGCCGTGCGCACCTTCGGCGTGGCCCCCGCCGGGGAGATTCCCTGGGTCGAGTACGACGCCGAGGACGGCCCCAACACCAGCGATCTGGAGGATGTCACTCCGCTGCCCACCGCGCCGTCGGCCGCCGCGCTGCCCCCGGAGCCGCCGCGCGATCCGCAGATGGAAAAGGCTCGCAACCACATCAATGACCTGCTCGAACAGCTGCGCGCCCTGGGCCGGGGCAAGGAGGCCACCCGCTTCATGATGCGCGGCTACGGTGAGACAGTCGAGGAGAGCCGCGCCCTCTACAAGGAAATCCAGGCGGTGCTGAAGGGCTGA
- a CDS encoding penicillin acylase family protein: MARRGSVGHAVAGIGRGLLWLVLIVLAAVLGVVIWARATSTPQTSGAVTLGGLSGPATVTRDQWGVPHIRAASDEDAVYALGYVHWQDRAWQMDFQRRVVAGRLSEVLGEPALAQDKFLRTWGFQGAAESVLPALSERSRSLVRAYTAGVNAAMARGKVAPEFRILGYTPEPWQEVDSVSWSKLMAYDLGGNMDDEVLNTRVMQRLGQQGLDEVTAPYPADGPTILSGDELAKTGVRPDGQENTATLTDSALNALRAHLNAARELGLQAVPGKGSNDWVIGGSRTASGKPILADDPHLALTSPMLWYLADIQGPTLKAIGASIPGLPAIVIGRNERVAWGVTNTNPDVQDLYIEPADASFTQRQETIRVKGGEDVTLTVRTSKHGPVVSDAGASDVGPRVALKWTALQPGDTTMDAFMGLNYAQNWEDFKTALTRYVAPSQNFVYADVDGNTGYYSPGRVPIRDGWDGSLPVSGDGSREWTGYIPFGGLPHTYNPADGLVVTANNKVVPDSYAYNLGNERNWAEPYRAARITELLTAKPDGLTVQDVKAVQLDTVSLVWQDMKDALLATQPDGDLSRQALELLRGWDGNERIDAVAPTIFEAWLMGLQKMAQDELGNGTTLNSLSVLKQLQADGELCRDEAAKIQNCAATLTASLKTAVDDLSARLGTDPSAWTYGKLHHVASNHRAFGNVKALAWLFNHSAPTNGGTNTVNVARPEQGTFNQTHGPSYRQIIDLSDPNKSVYIGSLGQGGNPLGAHVSDQQPLWIAGEYLPMSTDEKDWGAVKTLTLTPGK; encoded by the coding sequence ATGGCGCGACGTGGATCGGTGGGACATGCGGTGGCGGGAATAGGGCGGGGGTTGCTGTGGCTCGTGTTGATCGTGCTGGCGGCGGTGCTGGGCGTGGTGATCTGGGCCAGGGCCACCTCCACGCCTCAGACGAGTGGGGCCGTGACCCTGGGTGGCCTGAGTGGGCCGGCCACGGTGACCCGTGACCAGTGGGGCGTGCCGCACATTCGCGCCGCTTCCGACGAGGACGCCGTGTACGCGCTGGGCTACGTTCACTGGCAGGACCGCGCGTGGCAGATGGACTTCCAGCGCCGCGTGGTGGCGGGCCGCCTCTCTGAAGTGCTGGGCGAACCCGCGCTGGCCCAGGACAAATTCCTGCGGACCTGGGGCTTTCAGGGGGCCGCCGAATCGGTGCTGCCCGCCCTCTCCGAGCGCTCGCGCAGCCTGGTCAGGGCCTACACGGCGGGCGTGAACGCCGCGATGGCGCGGGGCAAGGTGGCCCCCGAGTTCCGCATCCTGGGCTACACGCCCGAACCCTGGCAGGAAGTCGATAGCGTCTCGTGGAGCAAGCTGATGGCCTATGACCTGGGCGGCAACATGGACGACGAGGTGCTGAACACCCGCGTCATGCAGCGCCTGGGCCAGCAGGGTCTGGATGAAGTGACGGCCCCCTACCCGGCGGACGGCCCCACCATCCTCAGCGGCGACGAGCTGGCGAAAACGGGCGTCAGGCCAGACGGCCAAGAAAACACGGCCACGCTGACTGACTCGGCCCTAAATGCCCTGCGAGCGCACCTGAATGCCGCCCGCGAACTGGGCTTGCAGGCGGTTCCCGGCAAGGGCAGCAACGACTGGGTGATCGGCGGCAGCCGCACCGCCAGCGGCAAGCCGATCCTGGCCGACGATCCCCATCTGGCCCTGACCAGCCCGATGCTGTGGTATCTGGCCGACATCCAGGGGCCGACGCTGAAGGCCATCGGGGCCAGCATTCCGGGCCTGCCCGCCATCGTGATCGGGCGCAACGAGCGGGTGGCCTGGGGCGTGACCAACACCAACCCCGACGTGCAGGATTTATACATCGAACCCGCCGACGCCAGCTTCACCCAGCGCCAGGAAACCATCAGGGTCAAGGGCGGCGAAGACGTCACGCTGACCGTCCGCACCAGCAAACATGGCCCGGTGGTCAGCGACGCGGGCGCATCCGACGTGGGGCCAAGGGTTGCCCTCAAGTGGACGGCGCTGCAACCCGGCGACACCACGATGGACGCCTTCATGGGCCTGAACTACGCGCAGAACTGGGAGGATTTCAAGACGGCGCTGACCCGCTACGTGGCCCCCAGCCAGAACTTCGTCTACGCCGACGTGGACGGCAACACCGGCTACTACTCGCCGGGCCGCGTGCCGATCCGCGACGGCTGGGACGGCAGCCTGCCCGTCAGCGGCGACGGCAGCCGCGAGTGGACCGGTTACATTCCTTTCGGGGGCCTGCCCCACACCTACAACCCCGCCGACGGGCTGGTGGTCACCGCCAACAACAAGGTGGTGCCCGACAGCTACGCCTACAACCTGGGCAACGAGCGCAACTGGGCCGAGCCGTACCGCGCCGCGCGCATCACCGAGCTGCTGACCGCCAAACCGGACGGCCTGACCGTGCAGGACGTGAAGGCCGTACAGCTCGATACCGTCAGTCTGGTGTGGCAGGACATGAAGGACGCCCTGCTCGCCACCCAGCCGGACGGGGACCTGAGCCGTCAGGCGCTGGAACTGCTGCGCGGCTGGGACGGCAACGAGCGCATCGACGCTGTGGCCCCCACCATCTTCGAGGCGTGGCTGATGGGGTTGCAGAAGATGGCCCAGGATGAGCTGGGCAACGGCACCACCCTGAACAGCCTGAGCGTCTTAAAGCAGCTTCAGGCCGACGGCGAACTGTGCCGCGACGAGGCCGCGAAGATTCAGAACTGCGCGGCCACCCTCACCGCTTCCCTCAAGACGGCGGTGGATGACCTGAGCGCCCGTCTGGGAACTGATCCCTCGGCGTGGACGTATGGCAAGCTGCACCACGTCGCCAGCAACCACCGCGCGTTCGGCAACGTTAAGGCGCTGGCGTGGCTGTTCAACCACAGTGCGCCCACCAACGGCGGCACCAACACCGTGAACGTCGCTCGCCCCGAACAGGGCACCTTCAACCAGACGCACGGCCCCAGCTACCGCCAGATCATCGACCTGAGTGACCCCAACAAGAGCGTGTATATCGGCAGCCTGGGCCAGGGGGGCAACCCGCTGGGGGCGCATGTCAGCGATCAGCAGCCCCTGTGGATCGCCGGGGAATACCTGCCGATGAGCACCGACGAGAAGGACTGGGGCGCGGTGAAGACGCTGACGCTGACGCCGGGAAAGTAG
- a CDS encoding Type 1 glutamine amidotransferase-like domain-containing protein, with product MKLLLTSGGVSNASIHAALCGLLGKPVAEASALCIPTAEYGHPWCTPASAWRFVAGHSPAPMCDLGWRSLGLLELTALPSIGAERWVPWVQEADALLVDGGDAAYLGHWLRQSGLAELLPSLASTVWVGVSAGSMVMAPRIGPAFVGWPSPGASDETLGLVDFSIFPHLNHPDMPHNTLAHAEQWAAALPGPCYAIDDQTAIQVVDGVPEVISEGHWQQLKG from the coding sequence ATGAAATTGCTGCTCACTTCGGGGGGGGTCAGCAACGCGAGCATCCACGCCGCGCTGTGTGGGCTGCTGGGCAAGCCGGTGGCCGAGGCCAGCGCGCTGTGCATCCCCACGGCCGAGTACGGCCACCCCTGGTGCACGCCGGCCTCGGCCTGGCGCTTCGTCGCCGGTCACAGCCCCGCCCCCATGTGCGATCTGGGCTGGCGGTCGCTGGGTCTGCTGGAACTCACCGCGCTGCCCAGCATCGGTGCGGAGCGCTGGGTGCCCTGGGTGCAGGAGGCCGACGCCCTGCTGGTGGACGGCGGCGACGCCGCGTACCTGGGCCACTGGCTGCGGCAGTCGGGGCTGGCCGAGCTTTTGCCCTCGCTCGCCAGCACGGTCTGGGTGGGGGTGAGCGCCGGCAGCATGGTGATGGCCCCCCGGATTGGGCCGGCGTTTGTCGGCTGGCCGTCGCCCGGCGCGAGCGACGAGACGCTGGGGCTGGTCGATTTCTCGATCTTCCCGCACCTGAACCACCCGGACATGCCGCACAACACCCTGGCCCACGCCGAGCAGTGGGCCGCCGCCCTGCCGGGGCCGTGTTACGCGATAGATGACCAGACGGCCATTCAGGTCGTGGACGGCGTGCCCGAGGTCATCTCCGAGGGACACTGGCAGCAGCTCAAGGGCTGA